From Prosthecobacter sp., the proteins below share one genomic window:
- a CDS encoding glycoside hydrolase family 130 protein has protein sequence MNPIRIRRHNVTFQPESSRVIVRPFIPGKPQIVATILDRALALSEVEADAQLQGILVEFASRHFDIESVLLVHYERVRPQISQQPPLSRVRQLLIGALFSGEYALESAALFNPSIVPHPDQSGVPEGGLRFIMSLRATGEGHISSIEFRTGLIAPDGIISVEPVSRFVTVPEIVPNPTYKKRRFITKLQEMGFEGVHATAVMESLAEVFTLHELDESMRRVRRESKPVSRDLRRALELFRWLADSNYELNFSSKLAMSERIIFPVSANETNGIEDARFVRFTDDDGSILYCATYTAYNGRAILPQFIETQDFLHFRVLTLNGSAVQNKGMALFPRRIDGRYAMLSRQDDENLFIMFSDNLHHWSNPQIILRPSAMWESVKIGNCGSPIETEAGWLVITHGVGPMRKYCIGAALLDLNDPTQVIGRLREPLLCPEGNEREGYVPNVVYSCGSLLHGRELILPYAMSDKASAIVSMSVDELLAALLASGS, from the coding sequence ATGAATCCCATCCGCATCCGCCGCCACAATGTGACCTTCCAGCCCGAAAGCTCGCGCGTCATCGTCCGCCCGTTCATTCCGGGGAAACCCCAGATCGTCGCCACCATCCTGGACCGCGCCCTTGCTTTAAGCGAGGTGGAGGCCGACGCCCAGTTGCAGGGGATCCTGGTGGAGTTTGCCTCCCGGCACTTCGACATCGAATCGGTCCTGCTCGTGCATTATGAAAGGGTGCGCCCCCAGATCTCCCAGCAGCCGCCACTTTCCCGCGTGCGGCAGCTTCTCATCGGCGCGCTGTTCTCCGGCGAGTATGCACTGGAATCCGCCGCGCTGTTCAATCCCTCCATCGTGCCGCATCCCGACCAGAGCGGCGTGCCCGAGGGCGGCCTGCGTTTCATCATGAGCCTGCGCGCCACGGGTGAGGGCCACATCTCTTCCATCGAATTCCGCACCGGCCTCATCGCGCCGGATGGCATCATCAGCGTGGAGCCGGTCTCGCGTTTCGTCACGGTGCCGGAGATCGTGCCCAACCCCACTTACAAAAAGCGGCGTTTCATCACGAAACTTCAGGAGATGGGCTTTGAAGGCGTCCACGCAACTGCCGTGATGGAATCACTGGCGGAGGTGTTTACCCTCCATGAACTGGACGAGAGCATGCGACGTGTGCGCCGCGAGTCGAAACCTGTCAGTCGTGACCTGCGCCGCGCCCTGGAGCTCTTCCGCTGGCTCGCCGACTCCAACTACGAACTGAACTTCTCTTCCAAGCTTGCCATGAGCGAGCGTATCATCTTCCCCGTCTCGGCGAACGAGACCAACGGCATCGAAGATGCGCGCTTCGTCCGCTTCACCGATGACGACGGCTCCATCCTGTATTGCGCCACCTACACCGCCTACAACGGCCGCGCCATCCTGCCGCAGTTTATCGAGACGCAGGATTTCCTCCACTTCCGCGTGCTCACACTCAACGGCAGCGCCGTGCAGAACAAAGGCATGGCGCTCTTCCCCCGCCGCATTGATGGCCGCTACGCCATGCTCTCACGGCAGGACGATGAAAACCTCTTCATCATGTTCTCCGACAACCTCCACCACTGGAGCAACCCGCAGATCATCCTGCGCCCGTCCGCGATGTGGGAGTCCGTGAAGATCGGCAACTGCGGTTCGCCCATCGAAACCGAAGCCGGCTGGCTCGTCATCACCCACGGCGTCGGCCCGATGAGAAAATACTGCATCGGTGCAGCTTTGCTCGATTTGAATGATCCCACCCAGGTCATCGGCCGCCTGCGCGAACCGTTGCTCTGCCCCGAAGGCAACGAACGCGAAGGCTACGTCCCCAACGTCGTCTATAGCTGCGGCTCCCTGCTCCATGGTCGTGAATTGATCCTGCCGTATGCCATGAGCGACAAAGCCTCCGCCATTGTCAGCATGTCGGTGGATGAACTGCTGGCGGCTTTGCTGGCGAGCGGAAGTTGA
- the ahcY gene encoding adenosylhomocysteinase, which translates to MSDYLVKDISLADFGRKELTIAESEMPGLMATREKYGPQKPLKGVRITGSLHMTIQTGVLIETLKELGADVRWASCNIFSTQDHAAAGIAATGTPVFAWKGETLEEYWDCTWKAIIFPGDKGPQLIVDDGGDVTLLIHKGYEMENGDKWVKTPSDNHEVKVIKDLLKKIAKEQPGIFHKIVKDLKGVSEETTTGVHRLYEMAKAGKLLFPAINVNDSVTKSKFDNLYGCRESLLDGIKRATDVMIAGKVGVVCGYGDVGKGCAAALRGMGAQVIVTEIDPVCALQAAMEGHRVMPIEDTLGTGDIYVTTTGNKDIITVKHMEKMKDQAIVCNIGHFDNEIQVDKLNAMKGVKRLNIKPQVDKYTFPKGNSIFMLAEGRLVNLGCATGHPSFVMSNSFTNQTLAQIELWATKGKRKIGVTVLPKKLDEEVARLHLAKIGVKLTKLTQDQADYIGVPVEGPYKTDHYRY; encoded by the coding sequence ATGTCCGACTACCTCGTCAAAGACATCTCCCTCGCCGACTTCGGTCGCAAAGAACTCACCATCGCTGAGAGCGAAATGCCCGGCCTCATGGCGACGCGCGAAAAATACGGCCCGCAGAAGCCGCTCAAAGGCGTCCGCATCACCGGCTCGCTGCACATGACGATCCAGACCGGCGTGCTCATCGAGACGCTGAAGGAACTTGGTGCCGACGTGCGCTGGGCCTCCTGCAATATTTTCTCCACCCAGGATCATGCCGCTGCCGGCATCGCCGCCACTGGCACGCCGGTTTTCGCGTGGAAGGGCGAGACGCTGGAAGAGTATTGGGACTGCACCTGGAAGGCCATCATCTTCCCTGGCGACAAAGGTCCGCAGCTCATCGTCGATGACGGTGGCGACGTGACCCTGCTCATCCACAAAGGCTACGAGATGGAAAACGGCGACAAGTGGGTCAAAACCCCTTCCGACAACCACGAAGTGAAGGTCATCAAAGACCTGCTCAAAAAGATCGCCAAAGAGCAGCCCGGCATCTTCCACAAGATCGTCAAGGATCTCAAAGGCGTCTCCGAAGAGACCACCACCGGAGTGCATCGCCTCTACGAAATGGCCAAGGCCGGCAAACTGCTCTTCCCTGCCATCAACGTGAACGACAGCGTCACGAAGTCCAAGTTCGACAACCTCTATGGCTGCCGCGAATCGTTGCTCGACGGCATCAAGCGCGCCACCGACGTCATGATTGCCGGCAAAGTCGGCGTTGTTTGTGGTTATGGCGACGTGGGCAAAGGCTGCGCTGCTGCACTTCGCGGCATGGGCGCTCAGGTCATCGTCACTGAAATCGATCCTGTCTGTGCTTTGCAGGCCGCCATGGAAGGCCATCGCGTCATGCCGATCGAAGACACCCTCGGCACCGGCGACATCTACGTCACCACCACAGGCAACAAGGACATCATCACCGTGAAGCACATGGAGAAGATGAAGGACCAGGCCATCGTCTGCAACATCGGCCACTTCGACAACGAGATTCAGGTCGATAAGCTCAACGCCATGAAAGGCGTCAAGCGTCTCAACATCAAGCCGCAGGTGGACAAGTACACCTTCCCGAAAGGCAACAGCATCTTCATGCTCGCTGAAGGCCGCCTCGTGAATCTCGGCTGCGCCACCGGCCACCCAAGCTTCGTGATGAGCAACAGCTTCACCAACCAGACCCTCGCGCAAATCGAACTCTGGGCCACCAAAGGCAAGCGCAAAATCGGCGTCACCGTGCTGCCGAAGAAGCTCGACGAAGAAGTCGCGCGTCTCCACCTCGCCAAGATCGGCGTGAAGCTCACCAAGCTGACGCAGGACCAGGCCGACTACATCGGCGTGCCCGTCGAAGGCCCTTACAAGACCGATCACTACCGCTACTAA